From Salmo salar chromosome ssa04, Ssal_v3.1, whole genome shotgun sequence, one genomic window encodes:
- the LOC106603487 gene encoding nucleolar protein 16, with product MPKAKKKSKRNTFDYSKDRKKLKKQFKKREAPRIECPQIRNAWSDKKSVARNLRDMGLAFDPNRALPIKTPTFAAVERTEEAPTLKFVRKPYVLNELVAEANLPEKDTKTLSTDLIEYVQYMIREHSENYKAMARDEKNYYQDTPSQIRRKVDQYKRCHPEEYNTFVEFLKGPPQEVVNPV from the exons ATGCCGAAAGCCAAAAAGAAAAGTAAAAGAAACACGTTTGATTACAGTAAAGATAGAAAGAAACTGAAAAAGCAGTTTAAGAAAAGGGAAGCCCCGAGAATTGAGTG TCCTCAGATCCGAAATGCCTGGAGTGACAAGAAGTCTGTGGCAAGGAACTTGCGAGACATGGGTCTGGCATTTGACCCTAACCGTGCCCTCCCAATTAAGACACCGACC TTCGCTGCTGTGGAGAGAACTGAAGAAGCTCCCACCCTCAAATTTGTAAGGAAGCCATACGTTCTCAATG AACTTGTGGCAGAGGCCAATCTCCCAGAGAAAGACACAAAGACCTTATCCACAGACTTGATCGAGTACGTGCAGTACATGATCAGGGAACACAGCGAGAACTACAAG GCTATGGCCAGAGATGAGAAGAACTATTACCAGGACACGCCCTCACAGATCAGGAGGAAAGTGGACCAGTATAAACGCTGCCATCCAGAGGAATACAACACCTTTGTGGAGTTTCTCAAAG